In a single window of the Candidatus Tiamatella incendiivivens genome:
- a CDS encoding adenine nucleotide alpha hydrolase, translated as MKKAVALFSGGKDSTLSILRAIRDGYKVTHLMFIVPTFPYPNPHLENYHIVEKIALAMGIPIRRIALKKGKEQESLAEAIRKIHGVEALIAGDVLLEEHLKWHKRVSELSGVELVEPLFGEDTAKLYEELIMNDIEFTIIATIPLLPKSLIGTRIHQGNWGYIHRILKAYNSDPIGEYGEYHTLVNKSPLMKTPPLEYRPRRIVERDKYGSYGIFQITT; from the coding sequence TTGAAGAAGGCAGTAGCTTTGTTCAGTGGCGGAAAAGATTCTACACTGTCTATACTGAGAGCGATCCGCGATGGCTACAAGGTGACACACTTAATGTTCATAGTTCCAACCTTCCCATACCCGAACCCACACCTGGAAAACTATCATATTGTTGAGAAGATAGCCTTGGCTATGGGTATCCCTATTAGAAGGATTGCTCTTAAGAAGGGGAAGGAGCAGGAATCTCTGGCTGAAGCCATTAGAAAGATACATGGTGTAGAAGCTCTAATAGCTGGGGACGTTCTATTAGAGGAGCACCTTAAATGGCATAAAAGAGTCAGCGAGCTAAGTGGTGTAGAACTGGTCGAACCTCTATTCGGAGAAGATACTGCAAAACTATACGAGGAGTTGATAATGAACGATATTGAATTCACAATTATTGCAACAATACCATTACTACCTAAATCCCTTATCGGAACGAGGATACATCAAGGGAATTGGGGTTATATCCATAGGATACTGAAAGCATATAACTCAGACCCCATAGGGGAATACGGTGAATACCATACGCTAGTCAACAAATCACCGCTTATGAAAACTCCTCCCCTAGAATACAGGCCAAGACGAATCGTTGAAAGGGATAAATATGGATCGTATGGGATATTCCAAATAACAACGTAA
- a CDS encoding TIGR00303 family protein, with protein sequence MPLKTLFNTKLYRQFALANHSKEPHIYIVIGSTKTSTIPGISIAGATAELTLTTPCLDIEYLVTGKPLSMDILPVTPTGIPTPALVTRGVLNKAKIPVTIIDAGSYLTPRIPHVTLPSKHIGGRIDKETALPEGYAEKIYREARVFGHSITGVNNLLVLAESIPGGTTTALGVLIGLGYEAYGKVSSSGPENPHKLKKSIVSKAYDRCIKKNSCSDPFRVVEEMGDPVHIALAGLAAGVLDAGGSLVLSGGTQMASVLALLKLSRGIDVGSDQLILVTTKWLIEDPSSDYPGLVRSVDPNVPVLYYDYDFRDSPYDGLKSYEKGFVKEGVGIGGSGYIAFAIRGLNDNAILSGVYEEYERVAREAGLL encoded by the coding sequence ATGCCGTTGAAAACACTATTCAACACTAAACTGTACCGGCAATTTGCGTTAGCTAATCACAGTAAGGAACCTCATATCTATATAGTAATAGGGTCAACCAAAACCAGTACAATACCAGGAATAAGTATAGCGGGAGCGACCGCCGAGCTAACTCTCACAACACCATGCCTAGATATAGAATACTTGGTTACAGGGAAACCGTTATCTATGGATATATTACCCGTAACACCAACCGGCATTCCCACACCGGCACTCGTGACAAGAGGGGTTCTAAATAAAGCGAAAATACCGGTTACAATCATTGATGCAGGAAGTTATCTTACTCCCAGGATTCCACATGTGACACTGCCTTCAAAGCATATAGGCGGTAGAATAGATAAAGAAACTGCTCTTCCAGAGGGATATGCCGAGAAAATCTATAGGGAAGCACGAGTGTTTGGGCATAGTATAACAGGGGTAAACAATTTACTTGTACTAGCAGAGAGCATTCCAGGCGGTACAACAACAGCTCTCGGGGTATTGATAGGCCTAGGATACGAGGCCTACGGTAAAGTTTCCAGTTCTGGGCCTGAGAATCCTCATAAGCTAAAGAAGAGTATTGTAAGTAAGGCCTATGATAGATGCATTAAAAAGAACAGTTGTAGTGACCCGTTCAGAGTAGTTGAGGAGATGGGTGACCCTGTTCATATAGCATTAGCAGGGTTAGCCGCGGGAGTATTAGATGCGGGTGGAAGCCTAGTCTTATCCGGTGGCACACAGATGGCTAGCGTCCTAGCACTATTGAAACTATCGAGAGGAATAGATGTCGGGAGTGACCAGCTCATCCTAGTAACAACTAAGTGGCTTATAGAGGATCCTTCTAGCGATTATCCCGGTCTTGTAAGGAGCGTCGATCCGAATGTTCCAGTATTATACTATGACTATGACTTCAGGGACTCTCCGTATGATGGATTGAAATCATATGAGAAGGGGTTTGTCAAGGAAGGCGTGGGAATAGGTGGTTCCGGCTATATCGCATTT